The Maridesulfovibrio bastinii DSM 16055 DNA window CGCCGCTATTACGCTCCAGAGCTTTACAGCCGTACTCATGAAGTTGAAGTCCGCTATGATATGGACGATCTGTCACAGATATATGTGTACAGAAATGGTGAATATATTTGCACGGCTACTGAAACAGCAAAGATTCATCCTGCGGCGGATCTGCTTGGTAACGAAGAGCACCAGAACGAATTCAAAACACAGATCACTTATAGAAAATTTCAAGAAAAAGATGCTGCCAGCTACACAAAAAAGGTACTGGAAACAGCTCTCGCTGATCAGGCTCGACGCATAGAAGAGCTGGAAGTTAAAAAAGAACCCTCTACTATTATTGATGAAATTAAGCGGCCTTCACCAGCTAAGGTTACGTCTATTGAATCCATCAAAGCTAAAGCTCTAGAGATTCAAAAGAACGCTCCGACATATACGCCTCCAGCTGAGAAGTCGGATATTTTAAGTGAGCTGGACAAGTATGAATACCTTCACGCTATTGCATTTCGTGAGGAGATTGTGCTTCGCGATCCTGATTCAGAATGGATGCAAAATTTTGAAGCTACAGACGAGTTTAAGGAACTACATAAGGGCCGTTTTGATCGGTTGAAGAAACTGTATGAACGCCGTCAGTTAGCAAATTAAGGGGATTCTATGAAGAACGTATTTATTGAAACATCTAATGTCTCAACCTTTCGTTCCGCAATACGCAAGGTTGAGGATACAGAAAAAGGGCAGCCTGGATTGGTTGTGGCACACGGTAGAGCTGGACGGGGAAAAACAATGGCAGCACTAAACTACCATGCAGTTCATGGTGGTATTTACTTGAGAGCCTGGGAGAGATGGACGCAGACTGCCTTTCTGCAAGCTCTATGTTTTGAAGTGTGTGGAATGCGTCCCCGATCAGCCAATAATTGTAAACGTAAAATTATGGAGATGTTAGATAAAGAAATTCAAACTGTTTTTATAGACGAGGCTGACCGCTTGAATATCGGACGAATCGAAGATTTGCGCGATATCCATGATGAAACTGGAGCTCCGATTGTGATTATCGGAGAAGAAGAGTTGCAAGGGTTACTTGGAGAACGGCGGCGCATATGGTCGAGGGTCACTCAGGATGTAGTATTTGGCCCAGTAATTGATGAGGACGTGGCCCTATTCGGGCTTGATGCCGCAGGACTTGATATTGAAGCCTTCGCTTGTCAGCAGATAGTGAAAAAAGCTGATGGAGACTTCAGGCTTGTTCGCAATATCATTCAAGTTCTTGAGCAAGTAGCAATAGCTCGTGAAACAAATTTAGTCACAACATCAATGGTTGAGGATGTCCTAAGACAGCGTAAATGGGGGCATAAGTAATGTCTGAAACAAGAATAGCTTTACTTCGCAAAACGGCTCAGGTTTTAGGTAAAGACGGAGATATCTTTTACAATAAACTTTTATACAAAGCTTTAAATATAGAAACAGAGAGGGAAAAAGATTGTATCCGTCGTCAAGCTAATCAGCTTGTTAAGACAGGTGAATTTATCAGAATTGCAAGAGGGAAGTATAAATATAATTTTGAAAAGTCTCCTAAACGTGACGGACAGCTTACAAACCAAATATGGAGAGCCATCAGGTCGTCAAATCCCGGATGGACTATGACTGACATTGCTCAGATATCAGGAGCGAGTCTATCCCATGTAGTGAAATATTGCCGCTATCTTGAAGGTGATGGATATATCAAGAAATACGGTATTAAGGGTAATTCAACCTTGTACAGGTCTACTTTAAAAACTGCCGAACAGCGGAATACTCCATATC harbors:
- a CDS encoding Mu transposase C-terminal domain-containing protein; translated protein: RRYYAPELYSRTHEVEVRYDMDDLSQIYVYRNGEYICTATETAKIHPAADLLGNEEHQNEFKTQITYRKFQEKDAASYTKKVLETALADQARRIEELEVKKEPSTIIDEIKRPSPAKVTSIESIKAKALEIQKNAPTYTPPAEKSDILSELDKYEYLHAIAFREEIVLRDPDSEWMQNFEATDEFKELHKGRFDRLKKLYERRQLAN
- a CDS encoding AAA family ATPase, yielding MKNVFIETSNVSTFRSAIRKVEDTEKGQPGLVVAHGRAGRGKTMAALNYHAVHGGIYLRAWERWTQTAFLQALCFEVCGMRPRSANNCKRKIMEMLDKEIQTVFIDEADRLNIGRIEDLRDIHDETGAPIVIIGEEELQGLLGERRRIWSRVTQDVVFGPVIDEDVALFGLDAAGLDIEAFACQQIVKKADGDFRLVRNIIQVLEQVAIARETNLVTTSMVEDVLRQRKWGHK